Genomic segment of Bacteroidota bacterium:
GGAAGATGTTTTAAATTATATTAAAAGTGGAACTGATGGGAAAGAAATTGTTAAAAGTTTGCGAAAAAATTTGCGCACCCAGCATGAAGAAAAAGTTTCTAAACTTCGTAAAACAATTGCAAAACGATTAGTTGGTGTTAAAAACGAAACTGCCATGCTCACCACTTTTAATGAAGTGGATATGAGCGCAATTATGGCAATTCGGGAAAAACACAAAGCTAATTTCGAAAAGAAATTTGGTGTCGGTTTGGGGTTCATGTCCTTCTTTGTAAAAGCATGTTGCAATGCATTACAGGAATTTCCAAGCGTAAATGCCTATTTTAATGAGGATACCATGATATTTAATGATTATTGTGATATTTCTATAGCGGTTTCTACTCCAAAGGGTTTAGTTGTTCCGGTAGTGCGCAACGCCGAAAGTATGAGTATGGCCGAAGTAGAATTAACAATTAAATCATTGGCAGTTAAGGGAAGAGATGGAACTTTGAGCCTGGAAGAAATGCAGGGTGGAACGTTTACGATCACAAACGGAGGAGTATTCGGATCATTAATGAGCACACCAATAATTAATGCACCACAAAGTGCGATTTTGGGAATGCATAAAATTCAGGAACGACCCATTGCTTTAAACGGACAAGTTATAATAAGACCTATGATGTATCTTGCATTGAGTTATGATCACAGAATTATTGATGGAAAAGAATCGGTAAGTTTTCTGGTGCGGGTGAAAGAACAATTAGAAAAACCGGAAAATTTATTATTTGGTTTCGATAATATTGAATTGTTGCTGGAGTTATAAAAGTACTGTCTAGTGTTACAAATAAATTATTGATCATGAAATTTTATATCCTATTATTATTGCCCGTACTCGCAAGTTTACAGTGTGCATCACAAAACCAGAATGAGAAGGCAATGAGTTATGGAGTGATGTTTTACAATCTCGAAAATTTATATGATACAATAAATGATCCCAAGGTTGATGATGAAACTTTTCTTCCCGGTGCTGACAGAAAATGGAATGATGAAAAGTATAAAAAGAAATTAAAACAACTTTCTAAAGTGATAGCAACAGGAGCCGATGAAATGCCTGTGTTGGTTGGACTTTGTGAAGTAGAAAATTTAATGGTAGTAAATGATCTTGCGGCAACACTTAATTTATCTGCCGCAAATTATTCGGTAGTGCATTTCGATTCGCCTGATGAAAGGGGAATTGATGTTGCTTTATTGTATAATAAAAATGTTTTTACTCCATTAAATAAAACTCCAATTCATGTAACAATTCCTGGTGATTCTGTGGACTACACGAGAGATATTTTATATGTTTCAGGTACTATAAATATAAATGGTGAAAAAGAGGATCTCCATATTTTTGTTAATCATTGGCCGAGTCGATCAGAAGGTGAGGAAGTGTCTGCGCCAAAGAGAGCTGCAGCTGCACAAACTTTAAAACATGTGATCGATTCTCTAAATAATAAATTTACCGATCCTAATATAATAATTATGGGAGATTTTAATGATACTCCTTTTGATATCAGTATTCAAAAAATATTAATGGCGCAGGAAGCCGGTGCAAGTTATGCTGATGAAAGCCTTGTTAATATGATGAGTGAAAAACAAAAAGCAGGTGAAGGAACCTATAATTTTAAAGGAAACTGGCAAATACTGGATCAGATAATTGTTTCGGAAAGTTTATTAAATAAAACTTCCATTGATGCAAATATTAATACTGTGAAGATCGTAAAGCAGGATTGGATGTTATTTCACCACGATAAATACGGAGATTCACCCGACAGAACTTATAGCGGAATTAAATATATAGGAGGATATTCTGATCACCTACCTGTTTATATAGAATTAATTAGTTTTTAAAACAAAGTACATAACCACCACCACCGGCGCCACATAATTTATATATCTCTTTTCCGGACTGCAATCCTGCCTGCCATTGGTGCTGCACTGAATCAGGAATGGCAAATGAAAAATGTTGCAATTGGAATGCGGAGAGTGCGGCTAGGTCTAAATAAAATCCTTCTTTATCGTTTTCTAATAATTTCTCAATCACAGATGCTACCAACGGTAAATATTCTTCATTTATCAACGTGCTGAAATCTTCACTCTGCATTTTATTAATAAATATTTCAATTTGGGTTGATGCTTTTCTTTCTAAGCCTGTGTTGAATAAACTAATATTGAGATCTTTTAATAAATGAATTTCTTCATTTACCGCTCTTGGTTCACCTCCATGCAAAAGATGAATAGGTTTGTTTAATAATATTACTAGTGGGTCGAGTCCGGAACTGGTTTCATGAAAATAATTCTCCATTTCCCCGAGTTCTTTTTTTAAAGTTTTTAGATCGGAGGCATATTCGGTTTTAATTGCCTGATTATTATATTTATCATACACAGCCGCAACAACAGAACCGGAACTTCCTAATCCCATTCCAATAGGAATATCGGATCTTAAATAATAATTGTTTTGTAGATCCTCTATAAACTTTTCGAGGTCGAGAATTGTATTAAATTTTTCAGATGTTTTCAGGAATTTATAGAATGGTCGCAGATCATGTATAATATCAATGGGAGAATCTGCCTGTCGCCATGCAGAACTATATTTTGGATAGGGAATTGCAAATCCTTCTCCACCTACCAACACGGCATATTCGCCGAACAATAATAATTTGGAAGGATAGGTTTGAGGCATTTTCAATTTTCTATTTATTAATTTGGTAATGGAGACTAATCATTCATTATTTGCGAAGGGCCTTTTCCCATATGATCGTAGATCACTTTCTTTTTTATACAAAATGGCAACAACTCACTTTGAATAAAATTGCGCACTTTTGTTTTTTCAGAATGTGGATATAAAACATGAACATTGGGACCTGCATCTAAAGTAAAACAAACAGGAATTTTAGTTTCTGCTCTGAAATTTCTTATTCGTTCAATAATTTCTAAGGTATTCGGTTTCATTAAAATAAAGGAATGCGTACTTGTCATCATTAATGCATGTAATTCCAATGCCTCTGTTTCCACGATCTGACAAAATAATCCCCAATCACCGGTGTTTAATGCATTTAACAGAAGTTTAAATCTATTATTGGCATTTACATATCGTTGTTTCGCCATAGGGTGATCGTTCATCAAAGCATGTCCTGCTCTGCTGCTCACCGATTTTTCACTTTCATTTACAATTAAAATAGAATCCTCCATATCAGAAAAATCATTATGGTAATTAATTGGAAATGGAATTGCATATTTATCAGAACTACCCGGAACAGTAGTTGTTTTTCCCCATACAGAAAATTCGGGATAGATACTGCGCGATGCACTTCCACTTCCTAATCTGGCGAATCCTGATGCCTGTTGTAAAAATGTATCATAATTATACATTTTCTTTTCTGTAGTTGCCTTTAACGACATTAAACACAATGCCATTGCACTCATGGAGGATGCGCTGCTTGCAATTCCTGCAGAGTGAGGAAAGGAATTTTCTGAATCTACAATTATACGTTGTTCACTTAAAAAATTGAAGTCTTTTTGAATCCCTGTTAAATAGGTTAAAATTTTAGCAGAAAAAGCGGGATTCTTTTTTCCTTCAAAAGAAAAATCCAGATCAATAGGTTTTTTGCTTCGTTTTTTTTTGAGTGATATGGAGGTTGTTGTACTAGCATCACTTAAGGTAAGTGAAAGAGAAGGATTGTTTGGTAATTGTTCTCCGTGTTTCCCCCAATATTTAATGAGTGCTATATTTGAAGGACTTTTCCAGGTAATATTCATACTTACAAATTTAGATGCATAATATCAAAACTCTGAATAATGAAAGCGGATTATAAAACCATTTCATGATAGGGAATAATGGTATTATATTGTTTTTTTTCAAAATAATCTCTTACCTCCACTTCTTCCATGCTGCTTGCCACCAAAACAAAATCTCCTCCCCAGGCACCAAGTGATTTAACTGTTCCTGTAAAATCAGGAAATAATTTAGTTTTCACCATTTCTTCCTGTAATACAAATTGCATCAATTCTTCATGTTCATCCAATAATTGTTTAAAATCATGAAAGTCGTCGCAAAAAAGTAATGCTTCAGTAATTTCGGAAATGATCTCAATCTCCTCAGTAAATTTAGATGTGTTATTATTGAAATTAATTACTTCCGTTTTAGAATCTTGTTTTTTATTAAGATGAACAAAAAATATTTTTTCCGGACTTGGAGGCATAAAATGTACAGTATCATTCACAGGTCCTTCTTCATCAATTCTAAAGAGAACAGGTTTTTTTGCATTGGCACAGGCAATATCATAACCGCTGCCACTAAAAATAATTTTATTAAGCGCAAATGCATCAACTCCTGCATACTTTGCAATATTATTAATAACGGTGGAACTACTTCCTAAACCGGAGTGCCTGTCGAATTCCAAATAATTTGTAAGATGTGTGGATCCGTTATTTTTCAGAAATTCCGGATTTAATTTGCGAATAGCAATTAATATTTTTTGTAATGTTTCTAAAACCGGAGCTTCAATATTTTTTAATGTTTCTCTGAAAGGGCTGAGATCTTTTTTATTAAATTGAACATCTATCCAAACATTATTTGCATTGTCGTAACTTTTCCAGAATAAAATATTCTCTTCATTTTCATTTTCTTCTACTTCCATGCGCTGACCTTGTTTTGTAGGAACAGCTAATGCCAAAGCACCGCGCAATATTAAATATTCGCCGCTGATTAATAGTTTGCCGTGTGAATAGAAAGTTTTTTTCACCAAGATTTATTAATAGTAAGTAAAATTTATAATTTTTCTGTCGAGAAGTTTTCACCCCTCAGGTCGTTTAAATAAGCTCTCACCGAACTGAAAGAAACAGTTTTATCAGTAAAATAAGTAGCTGCTAATTGAATCTCATTTTCACTTGCACCAAAGTGACGCAAAATATTTGTGAGATGCATTTTCATGTGACCTTTTTGTATACCTGAAGTAACCAATGCCTTTATTGCGGAAAAATTTTGTGCCAATCCAACACATGCAACAATCTTCATTAATTCTTTAGCACTTGGATTTCCTAATATTTCCAGAGAACGTTTGCTCAACGGATGCAATTTTGTTAATCCGCCAACAGTTCCAACAGCCAATGGAATTTCTAAAGAGAAAATAAATTTGTTTCCTTTTATTTCACAACTGGAAAGACTTGCATATTGTCCATTGCGCGATGCATAGGCGTGACCACATGCTTCAATTGCACGAAAATCGTTTCCTGTAGCAAGAATTACTGCATCAATGCCGTTAAATATTCCTTTGTTATGCGTAGTTGCGCGATACACATCGTGTTTCGCAATATTAATTGCAGTATTAAATTTTCTGGCAAATTGTTGGGCAGATAAATTAGCTTCTTCAAAAGATCCCAATTCATTTATATCACATTCCACCCAGGCTTTTACCAGACATTCCGGAGTGTAATTACTCAAAATGCTCATTACAACATCTACATTTTTTTCAGCGCCGGTAAATTTTTTATTTTCTTTAACTTCTTCTGCGAGACTTCCGGCAAAATGTTCTAAAACGGAATTAATAAAATTAGCACCCATTGCATCCGCAGTTTCGAATGTTGCTTTTAATTGATAATATTCCGGTTCGAGATCGGAACAATCAATTAATTCCAAAGTTTTTAATCCGCCCCCACGCGCTTTCATATTTTCAACCAGAGGTTGAACACCGGCAATTAATTCTTCTTTTAATTCCGTATCGAAAAAATGCAATAATTTTTCACTGTCGCCACGCCATAAAAAATGAACGTGACCAACCTTTATTGTTGAAATTACTTCGGCATGAAAACCTCCGCGTTCGCTCCAAAACTTTGCTCCTGCACTTGCGGCTGCAACAACCGAGCTTTCTTCTATCACCATTGGAACTACATAAGTGCGGCCATTAATTACAAAATTTGGTGCAACACCATATGGTAAATAAAAATTGGTAAGGGTATTTTCAGAGATGCCATCAAATACTTTTTGTAATTCGGCATTGGCATGCATATAACTTGAAAATTCCCGCGCAATATCCAATGGATTACTGGTGAGAAAATGTTTTGCAAGCCATGCAATTTTTTCTGTTTTATTGAGTTTGGAAAACCCTTTTATTTTTGCCACTCTGAAATTTATTATTCAAATACAATCAAATAAAAGTACTTCTTATTTTACTTTTAAAAAATTGTTACACAAAATTAACCCATCTCTTTGACTTTCAATATATGTTTTCAACTCCGCATATCCTGTCTGTGCATATTTCAGGAAACCGGAACCCTGAGCATAAATACTGTTTAGGTTCAATTTTTCGGTGAGATAATATCCATCCAAAAAATTTTTCACTCCACCGCTGATTATCACCTCTCTACACTTCAAATCGTTCCCTAATGTTGCAGCGGCTTGGTTTACAAATCCAACCATCTCCTCTGCTGTATGTCCTATATACGCTAATTCTTTAAACACAGATCCTTCGGCATTGTTCGAGCGCAACATTTCCAATTTTGCAAAATTAGTGCCGCCATATGCGCCAAAATCAAGAGCAGCAATAGGTAGCTGCAACAGGGCTTTCACACTTTCAGGCCCCATCCCTTGTCCTACCTCCTTCACAATTAGTGGAAAATCGACCTCAAGCAGCAATTTTTGTATGGTTTCCAAAGGTGATTTTGTAAAGGTATCACCCTCGGGTTGCAACCATTCCTGAAAAGGATTAATATGCACTATAAGTCCGTCAGCATCAAGCGATTGCACCATTTTTTTTATGGCATCTACCGTATTATCGGCCAGGTTGTGTTCTATCTGCGCAATTCCCAGGTTGGCAAAAAAGGGCAGGTTCTTTCCAATGATGGGTCTTAAATTAAAATCATCAAAATACTTATCATCGTTCAACAGACGACGACAGGAGCCCAAACCCATGCCCATTCCGAACTCATTACATGCACTTGCTAAATTGCGATTTATCACCCCGGCTTGCTCCGTTCCACCCGTCATACTGCTTATCCAGATAGGATTTGCGAGCTTTTTTCCTAAAAATTCTTTCTCCAAAGAAACAGCATGATGCCCGCTCAAAACGGGTTCGTAGTAAAACCTCACATCATTTTCAAGACTTCCCGTCTGGCTCTTGAGTGCCAGTTCGATATGATCTTGTTTGCGTTGTTCTGAAGTTGGATCGGACAAGTTGAGCGTTATTGTTGGGTGCAAAGGTAAGAAAATGAGTAATGAGTAATGAGTGATGAGTTTGATCCGAGAAAGCCGGATAGATTTACTCTTGACTAATGACTGTTGATGGGGTGAGTGGTGAGTAGTGAGTGCTGAGAATGCTACGATCAAATAGTGAGGCTCCCACTTTTTCAGTGGGGGTCTCACTGGGGAAGGGGAAAATGGTGAGTGGTGAGTGGTGAATAGTGAGCTTACTCCGAGTTAGCCGAATAGTTTTGCTCCGCCCCGTACGCCGTGGTTTGGTGTTTTTCTCCAACCACTGCTGGGCGAAGTGTGATTTAGCTCTGATCGAGTCTTGCTATTACTTAACAATGATACTTTGACCTTCCTGCAGGACTAAAATTTTCACTCAAGCTATTTCCCCACTCATTACTCCCGTCCGACCGGGTCATCCGGGCGGGCATAACTCATTTCTCATCTCCAAACCCACCCACTCACCCTTTCCCTTCCCACTCACTCCTCACCACTCACCACTCCCCCCTCACCATCAATATCTTCTTAAATTTGCACCTTTAATAAATCGATATGCATTTTTCAGAATACAGTTATACGCGGCCGGAAATTGAATCTTTGAGGGAGCGCTTTATGGATTTGGTTAAATCTTTTGAGTTAGCAGAAAACGCGGAAGGACAAATGGATGCTATGGATAAAATTAATCAACTCCGTTCGGCATTTGATACCAATTATCAGCTTTGTGCAATTCGTCATTCCATTGATACCAGGGATGAATTTTATAATAAGGAGCAGGATTTTTTTGATGAAAATTTGCCGCATTTTGAAGAACTTACCAGTATCTATTATAAAGCACTGATACATTCTAAATTCAGAATAGAATTGGAAGAAAAATTTGGTAAACAATTATTCCGTATCGCGGATATGCAATTGCGTGTTTTTAAACCGGAAATAATTAATGATCTTATCACGGAAAATAAATTAAGTACTGAGTATCAGGAATTGATTGCAAGTGCACTGATCAATTTCGATGGAGCCGATAGAACAATAGCAGAAATGGTTCCCTATTTGCGCTCGACAGATAGAAATGTAAGGCAAGAAGCATCATCTGCTCGTTGGAATTTTTTTGTAGAGAATGAAAATGCTTTCGACAGAATATTTGATGAATTAGTAAAAACACGACACACTATTGCTTTAGAGTTGGGATTTAAAAATTTTGTCGCGGTTGGTTACCTCAGGATGTTGCGTAGCGATTATACTTCTGATATGGTGGCAGGATTTCGTGAACAGGTATTGAAACAAATTGTCCCCATGGCATCGGAATTAAAAAAGGAACAGGCAAAACGACTTAATTTAGATATCTTAAAATACTACGACGAACCATTATTATTTAAGAGCGGAAATGCAGATCCAAAAGGATCACCTGAATGGATAATTAATAACGGCAAAAAAATGTATGCAGAATTATCCGCTGAAACAAAAGAGTTTTTTAATTTCATGCTCGACCACGACCTCATGGATCTGGAAGCAAAAAAAGGGAAGGCGGGGGGTGGATATTGCACTTATATATCAGGATATAAATCGCCTTTTATTTTCTCAAATTTTAACGGGACAAGTGCCGATATAGATGTGCTTACACATGAGGTGGGACATGCATTTCAGGTGTATATGAGTCGCGGGTTTGAAGTGCCGGAATATTATTGGCCAACGAGTGATGCTGCGGAAATTCACTCCATGAGTATGGAATATTTTGCATATCCATGGATGGATGATTTTTTTGCGGAGGAAGCAGATAAATATCGTTATGCGCATTTAGTGGAATCGCTTTTATTTTTACCTTATGGTGTTGCAGTGGATGAATTTCAACATCATATTTACGAAAAACCTGAGCTTACACCAACAGAAAGAAAAACGCTTTGGAGAAACATAGAAAAAAAATATCTTCCGCTAAAAGATTATGATGATAATAATTATTTAAATGCCGGCGGTTTCTGGCAAACACAGGCACATATTTATCAATCACCATTTTATTATATTGATTATACCCTTGCACAAATGTGTGCCTTTCAATTTTGGTTAAAAGCTAAAAAAGATAATGTTGCAGCATTACACGATTATGTTCAATTATGTAAAGCTGGTGGAAGCCGATCCTTTTTAGAATTAGTTGAATACGCCAACCTTAGATCACCGTTTGAGGTAAATGTTTTTGCAGATATTGTTGGTGAATTGGATGGGTATTTGAAAGGGGTGGATGAAAGTAAACTTGGATGAAAAGTGTGCTAAAAGAGGGAACCCGCCAGTAGGCGGACAGGCGCAGATGACGCTGATTTGGCGGATTTAAAAGGATAAAAATTTTAAAATAAATTGAGATTAATTTTAAAATGAAAGAAGGAGTTTGCAATTTGCGATAGATACAGTCCTGAAAGGACGGCCCATCTTGTAACAACGGACTTTAGTCCGTGTTAATTTGAGAGGACGGCAGGTCAAGGGATGAATTTTAATTTTCGAAGAAAATTTACCCCTCACGCCTCACGCTTCACGCCTCACGAAAAAAATGGTTTGCCGAAAGAATTAATGACCTGTTTTATTTATCATTCATTGATCAACAATTAATTAGACCAATTGTGAAATGTTATTTAAAAATAAATTTTATTAGTTTTTTGATCCTTGGATTTATTCCTGCGATCGGAAATACACAAACCATCTCTCATGACACTTCCGCATTAAAAGCAACCAGCATTGCCAAGCGCGTGATAAGTGCAATGGGAGGAGATGAAAATTTTGAGGAAACAAATTTTATTGGCTGGTCATTTTTTGGAAGTAGAAAATTGATATGGGATAAACAAAACGATAGAGTTAGGGTTGACTACCTCAAAAAGGAATTAACTATTATAACCTCCCTAAATTCAGAGGAAACAAAATTATTCATAAATGGATCGGAGATCACGGATGCTGATTCGCTGATCAAATATAGTACGCGGGGAAAAAGAATTTGGGCGAACGATTCTTATTGGCTGCTCATGCCTTTTAAATTGTTGGATGAGGGAGTAAATTTAAAATTTGTAAAAGACACACTTTTAAATACTGTAAATACCTCCATCCTCGAAATGACCTTTGAAAATGTCGGTTTTACCCCTGAAAATAAATATTGGATCTACGTTGATATGAATTCCTATTTAATAATCCAATGGGATTTTTTCGATAAATATACAGACACCATTCCTGAATTCTCCAACACTTGGAGCGACTACAAAAAATACGATAAATTACTCATCTCCAGCGACCGCGGAGTAGAGGGAAAATTGGAAGATATTTATGTGGTGGATGAAATGCCTTCTGGTGTATTTGAAAATGAATAGGGCACAACAATATTATATTTTTTGATAATAATTTCTTACTATTGTTAAAGAATGAGATCCTTGCCATCTCAAAAACTAGTCTTATGAAAACATTTAAGCATAATTTAAAATATAAGCCCTCAGGATAGCATTTGTTTTTGTTTTTATTCCTTTTATTTTTTGTCAACAATTTATCAGCAACAATTGACCTGGGTATTTCTGAAATTATTACTCCAGTAAGTGGTTGTGGATTAACCGATGAAGAGGTCGTTAGGATAAAAATCACAAATTATGGTGATGAATCTGTTTTTTCAGCTACAATTGCATATCAACTTGACGCAGAGGCAATTCCGATGGAAATAGATTTTGCAGGAATAATGCCTGGCGAATCCATTTTTTACGATTTTATAGTTACTGTAGATCTCTCAGAACCTGGATGGCATGACTTATGCGCCTGGACGATATGGCCTGATGATGACGCCTCCAATGATACTATTTGTATTCAACTTAATGTACTTACAACCCCAATTGTTGATTTGGGAGCCGATATCAATATATGTGATTTTATAGTGTTAGATGCCGCTAATCCAGGATCTGAATTTCTTTGGAATACAGGAGAAAATACACAAACTATTGTTGTAGTTGATTCTGGAGTTTATTCAGTAGTGGTGATAGATCCTATTACGGGTTGCGAGGATTCTGATACCCTTGAAATAAATTTAATGGGAATACCAAATGCAGAATTTACATATACGTTATCTGGATTAACTATATCTTGTATTAATTTTTCCACAAATGCAATAGCATATACTTGGGATTTTTCGGTGGGAGAATCCTATCTCGTTGACCCGGTATTTATTTTCCCGGAACCTGGTAATTATTATGTCTCATTAACTGCTGCAAATGCATGTAGTGATGATGTTACAACTTCGCTTATTTTAGTAACAACAGTGGAAGAAAATTTAAAATTGGAAAATAAGATTTCTATTTACCCGGTTCCTGCTCACTATTCGATAGACATTTCCGATGTTTCAAATGGGATTTTAAATTATACCATTAGATCATTTGCAGGAAATGTAATTGAAAACAAAAATTTTGTGGTTGGAGAAAGTATAAATATTGAGCATCTACCTCAAGGGTTGTATTTTATTGAATTAATAAAATCAAATGGAGTTTCAGCTGGACTTGCCAAATTTAGTAAAATTTAATAAAGAGATACGGACGTCAAGACTGATTACACTTGACAGTTTGTTTTAATTGAAAATTTATAAAGCCAAGTAAAATTTAAATTAGGATATAAAATTTCCAATCAAAAAGTAATCCCCCTTTTTCAATCTTTCCCAACCCTTCCTTCCTTTTTTAACCTTAGAACCTTACCCTTCGAATCTTCTCCCTTCTCCCTTCGAATCTTCAATTCTTTACACCACCGCCTCCTCTTCCGTATTCAACCTAAACCCATTCCCATGAATATTCACGATCTCCAATGTTGGATCTTCTTTTAAATATTTGCGGAGTTTGGTTACGAATACATCCATGCTGCGGGCTGTGAAATAATCATCTCTTCCCCAAATTTGTTTTAAGGCTTCTTCGCGGTAAACGATATCGTTTACTTTCATGCAGAATAAACGCAATAATTCGGCTTCTTTTGGTGAAAGTTTTGCATCGGAACCATCGGTTTTGAGAAGGCGGGTTTTGTAATTAAAATGATATTTTCCAATCGTAAATTCTTTTTGCTGATTATTGGTGCGCAATTTTCCTCCGCGTTTTAAAATTGCGGCAATGCGATATAATAATTCTTCGCTGTTAAATGGTTTGGTAATATAATCATCAGCACCTACTTTAAATCCTTCCAAAACATCTTCCTGCAAAGTTTTTGCAGTGAGGAAAATTACAGGCATTTCAGGATTGATGCGTTTAATTTGTGCAGCAAGTGTGAAACCATCCTTTTTAGGCATCATAACATCCAGTACACATAAATTAAATTCTTCCTTAAAAAAAAGGTCTTCCCCTTTTTCACCATC
This window contains:
- a CDS encoding T9SS type A sorting domain-containing protein — protein: MFLFLLFFVNNLSATIDLGISEIITPVSGCGLTDEEVVRIKITNYGDESVFSATIAYQLDAEAIPMEIDFAGIMPGESIFYDFIVTVDLSEPGWHDLCAWTIWPDDDASNDTICIQLNVLTTPIVDLGADINICDFIVLDAANPGSEFLWNTGENTQTIVVVDSGVYSVVVIDPITGCEDSDTLEINLMGIPNAEFTYTLSGLTISCINFSTNAIAYTWDFSVGESYLVDPVFIFPEPGNYYVSLTAANACSDDVTTSLILVTTVEENLKLENKISIYPVPAHYSIDISDVSNGILNYTIRSFAGNVIENKNFVVGESINIEHLPQGLYFIELIKSNGVSAGLAKFSKI
- a CDS encoding response regulator transcription factor, encoding MEELKTKILLVEDDPNFGAVLKDYLSMSGYDVRLATDGEKGEDLFFKEEFNLCVLDVMMPKKDGFTLAAQIKRINPEMPVIFLTAKTLQEDVLEGFKVGADDYITKPFNSEELLYRIAAILKRGGKLRTNNQQKEFTIGKYHFNYKTRLLKTDGSDAKLSPKEAELLRLFCMKVNDIVYREEALKQIWGRDDYFTARSMDVFVTKLRKYLKEDPTLEIVNIHGNGFRLNTEEEAVV